In Candidatus Methanomethylophilus alvi Mx1201, a genomic segment contains:
- a CDS encoding ABC transporter permease: MSFLTEVYAVAWSDIRFMRHNVRNILISSLMLPILYLLAFGYGLKAGDVEIEGQMIPYLDFVIPGIIALTSLSSSFSSTSTRMNVQRLYYRSFDEMMMCPLSNSAIIIGKTALGMCRSLLSCSLMFIIGYVLEPSYMNLTPLLVVSVLLACFTFSLLGETAALMVKSHQAMSTFSSLVITPMTFLCGTFFSVAALPEVLQGLLYALPLTEASVCIRAAALDVYAFPYWALGVLALFALAFYLIDLYLIKNRKI; this comes from the coding sequence TTGTCTTTCCTCACAGAGGTCTACGCCGTGGCGTGGTCCGACATCCGTTTCATGAGGCACAACGTCCGCAACATCCTCATCTCGAGCCTGATGCTGCCCATACTGTATCTCCTGGCATTCGGTTACGGTCTCAAAGCGGGGGATGTGGAGATCGAGGGACAGATGATCCCGTACCTCGACTTCGTCATCCCGGGTATCATCGCCCTGACGTCCCTGTCGTCCTCCTTCTCGTCCACATCCACCAGGATGAACGTCCAGAGGCTGTATTACAGAAGCTTCGACGAGATGATGATGTGCCCTCTCAGCAATTCGGCCATAATCATCGGGAAGACCGCCCTGGGAATGTGCAGGAGTCTGCTCAGCTGCAGCCTGATGTTCATAATCGGATACGTGCTCGAACCCTCGTACATGAATCTGACCCCGCTCCTGGTGGTGTCCGTCCTCCTGGCGTGCTTCACGTTCTCCCTCCTCGGGGAGACGGCCGCCCTGATGGTGAAGTCCCATCAGGCCATGTCGACGTTCAGCAGCCTCGTGATCACCCCTATGACCTTCCTCTGCGGTACCTTCTTCTCGGTGGCCGCACTGCCCGAGGTCCTCCAGGGACTCCTTTACGCCCTCCCCCTGACGGAGGCGAGCGTCTGCATCAGGGCCGCGGCACTGGACGTGTATGCGTTCCCGTACTGGGCACTGGGAGTGCTGGCACTGTTCGCGCTGGCATTCTATCTGATCGACCTGTATCTGATAAAGAACAGGAAGATCTGA